In a single window of the Procambarus clarkii isolate CNS0578487 chromosome 51, FALCON_Pclarkii_2.0, whole genome shotgun sequence genome:
- the LOC138351822 gene encoding mRNA decay activator protein ZFP36L3-like, with protein sequence MAGGDVMAGDDTMAGGNAMAGGDTIAVGDAMAGGDAIASGDAITGGDTMADDDAMAGGDVMASGDAMAGGEAMAGGDAMAGSDSMADGNAIAGGDGMADGDENMAGDDAMACESTLGAKFFRVQFVPENIQRPVVDRNSSESSLCLKIIRVKSYSEN encoded by the exons atggctggtggtgacgtcatggctggtgatgacaccatggctggtggtaatgccatggctggtggtgacactatAGCtgttggtgatgccatggctggtggtgacgccattgctAGTGGTGACGCCATCactggtggtgacaccatggctgatgatgatgcaatggctggtggtgatgtcatggctagtggtgatgccatggctggtggtgaagccatggctggtggtgatgccatggctggtagtGACTCCATGGCTGATGGTAATGCCATCGCTGGTGGTGATGGCATGGCTGATGGTGATGAGaatatggctggtgatgacgccatggcttgTG AGTCCACTTTGGGagcaaaattcttcagagtccagtttgtacCAGAAAATATTCAGAGACCAGTTGTAGacagaaattcatcagagtccagtttatgcctgaaaataatcagagtcaagtCTTACTctgaaaattaa